A DNA window from Siniperca chuatsi isolate FFG_IHB_CAS linkage group LG6, ASM2008510v1, whole genome shotgun sequence contains the following coding sequences:
- the mfsd12b gene encoding major facilitator superfamily domain-containing protein 12 isoform X2, translating to MEQSVPAQRSLSVCRRVCFAAGHFLNDLCASMWFTYLLVYLHSVLGFQSTYAGVMLLIGQIADGVCTPLVGYESDRTPGIYGKRKTWHLLGTVCVLVSFPFIFNPCLACNDNTTQWAQIVYFSPFIIIFQFGWAATQISHLSLIPELVSSESDKVELTAYRYAFTVVANITVYTVAWLLFHFQAQHNVDPSITDDLGQVDIPLFRTLALIMLGTGALFSLLFHVGTKENASSSGTENQLITPSPSQEALPLPVFQWKHWLKEPSFYQMAFLYMCTRLIVNLSQTYISVYLTNSLMLPKNFIAIIPLVMYISGFVCSLVMKPVSKLIGISITYLIGLLLVLGFATWVFVDKNMGAESIYGAAVLLGAGSATILVMSLSMTATLIGEQTHRRLLPGLCLVLS from the exons ATGGAGCAGTCTGTGCCTGCTCAGAGGTCTCTATCAGTCTGCAGGCGGGTATGTTTCGCAGCGGGacattttctaaatgacctGTGCGCCTCTATGTGGTTCACCTATCTGCTGGTCTACCTGCACTCCGTGCTCGGCTTCCAGAGCACCTATGCAGGTGTGATGCTGCTGATTGGTCAAATAGCGGATGGCGTCTGTACGCCTCTGGTTGGATATGAATCCGACAGAACACCGGGCATTTACGGCAAGAGAAAAACCTGGCATCTGCTGG GAACTGTTTGTGTTCTTGTATCTTTCCCCTTCATTTTCAACCCCTGCCTGGCCTGTAACGACAACACTACTCAGTGGGCTCAGATTGTTTACTTTTCccccttcatcatcatcttccagTTCGGCTGGGCAGCCACTCAGATCTCGCACCTCTCCCTCATCCCGGAGCTGGTGTCCAGTGAGAGCGACAAGGTGGAGCTGACCGCATACAG GTATGCCTTCACTGTGGTGGCAAATATCACAGTGTACACTGTGGCCTGGCTGCTCTTTCACTTCCAGGCTCAGCACAATGTGGACCCCTCCATCACAGACGACCTGGGCCAGGTGGACATCCCTCTGTTCAGG acgcTGGCCCTCATTATGCTGGGCACTGGAGCTTTATTCTCTCTGTTATTCCACGTCGGCACAAAAGAGAATGCGTCATCCTCGGGGACAGAGAATCAGCTGATCACACCTTCCCCCTCACAGGAAGCTTTGCCTCTTCCTGTATTTCAGTGGAAGCACTGGCTGAAGGAGCCCTCCTTCTACCAG ATGGCTTTCCTGTACATGTGCACGAGACTAATAGTCAACTTATCTCAGACCTACATCTCAGTTTACCTCACCAACTCACTGATGTTACCAAAG AACTTCATTGCCATCATACCTCTTGTGATGTATATCAGTGGCTTTGTTTGCTCTCTGGTCATGAAACCAGTCAGCAAGCTCATAGGAATCAGT ATTACCTATTTGATCGGCCTGTTGTTGGTGCTTGGCTTCGCAACCTGGGTGTTTGTGGACAAGAACATGGGAGCTGAGAGCATCTATGGAGCAGCCGTGCTGCTGGGAGCTGGTTCTGCTACAATCCTGGTCATGTCTTTGTCCATGACAGCCACACTCATCGGGGAGCAGACG CACAGACGCCTGCTGCCAGGACTGTGTTTGGTTTTATCGTGA
- the mfsd12b gene encoding major facilitator superfamily domain-containing protein 12 isoform X1 gives MEQSVPAQRSLSVCRRVCFAAGHFLNDLCASMWFTYLLVYLHSVLGFQSTYAGVMLLIGQIADGVCTPLVGYESDRTPGIYGKRKTWHLLGTVCVLVSFPFIFNPCLACNDNTTQWAQIVYFSPFIIIFQFGWAATQISHLSLIPELVSSESDKVELTAYRYAFTVVANITVYTVAWLLFHFQAQHNVDPSITDDLGQVDIPLFRTLALIMLGTGALFSLLFHVGTKENASSSGTENQLITPSPSQEALPLPVFQWKHWLKEPSFYQMAFLYMCTRLIVNLSQTYISVYLTNSLMLPKNFIAIIPLVMYISGFVCSLVMKPVSKLIGISITYLIGLLLVLGFATWVFVDKNMGAESIYGAAVLLGAGSATILVMSLSMTATLIGEQTQSGAFVYGSMSFTDKVANGMGVILIQSSRPCSTDACCQDCVWFYRDVMATVTGGVAVPAALCLFTILIWPIRIRKS, from the exons ATGGAGCAGTCTGTGCCTGCTCAGAGGTCTCTATCAGTCTGCAGGCGGGTATGTTTCGCAGCGGGacattttctaaatgacctGTGCGCCTCTATGTGGTTCACCTATCTGCTGGTCTACCTGCACTCCGTGCTCGGCTTCCAGAGCACCTATGCAGGTGTGATGCTGCTGATTGGTCAAATAGCGGATGGCGTCTGTACGCCTCTGGTTGGATATGAATCCGACAGAACACCGGGCATTTACGGCAAGAGAAAAACCTGGCATCTGCTGG GAACTGTTTGTGTTCTTGTATCTTTCCCCTTCATTTTCAACCCCTGCCTGGCCTGTAACGACAACACTACTCAGTGGGCTCAGATTGTTTACTTTTCccccttcatcatcatcttccagTTCGGCTGGGCAGCCACTCAGATCTCGCACCTCTCCCTCATCCCGGAGCTGGTGTCCAGTGAGAGCGACAAGGTGGAGCTGACCGCATACAG GTATGCCTTCACTGTGGTGGCAAATATCACAGTGTACACTGTGGCCTGGCTGCTCTTTCACTTCCAGGCTCAGCACAATGTGGACCCCTCCATCACAGACGACCTGGGCCAGGTGGACATCCCTCTGTTCAGG acgcTGGCCCTCATTATGCTGGGCACTGGAGCTTTATTCTCTCTGTTATTCCACGTCGGCACAAAAGAGAATGCGTCATCCTCGGGGACAGAGAATCAGCTGATCACACCTTCCCCCTCACAGGAAGCTTTGCCTCTTCCTGTATTTCAGTGGAAGCACTGGCTGAAGGAGCCCTCCTTCTACCAG ATGGCTTTCCTGTACATGTGCACGAGACTAATAGTCAACTTATCTCAGACCTACATCTCAGTTTACCTCACCAACTCACTGATGTTACCAAAG AACTTCATTGCCATCATACCTCTTGTGATGTATATCAGTGGCTTTGTTTGCTCTCTGGTCATGAAACCAGTCAGCAAGCTCATAGGAATCAGT ATTACCTATTTGATCGGCCTGTTGTTGGTGCTTGGCTTCGCAACCTGGGTGTTTGTGGACAAGAACATGGGAGCTGAGAGCATCTATGGAGCAGCCGTGCTGCTGGGAGCTGGTTCTGCTACAATCCTGGTCATGTCTTTGTCCATGACAGCCACACTCATCGGGGAGCAGACG CAAAGCGGGGCCTTTGTTTATGGATCGATGAGCTTCACAGACAAGGTAGCAAATGGCATGGGGGTCATCCTCATCCAGAGCTCGCGACCATGCAG CACAGACGCCTGCTGCCAGGACTGTGTTTGGTTTTATCGTGACGTCATGGCGACAGTAACCGGGGGCGTGGCCGTTCCTGCAGCACTTTGCCTATTCACAATTCTAATCTGGCCAATCAGGATACGGAAAAGTTAG